A single Phragmites australis chromosome 4, lpPhrAust1.1, whole genome shotgun sequence DNA region contains:
- the LOC133916222 gene encoding galactinol synthase 1-like produces the protein MAPELAGKMTAKAAATLKPVTRAYVTFLAGDGDYWKGVVGLAKGLRKVGSAYPLVVAMLSDVPESHRRILISQGCILREIEPVYPPENQTQFAMAYYVLNYSKLRIWEFVEYERMVYLDADIQVFENIDELFELEKGHFYAVMDCFCEKTWSHTPQYKIGYCQQCPDKVAWPTAELGPPPSLYFNAGMFVHEPSMDTAKALLDTLRVTTPTSFAEQDFLNMFFREQYKPIPLVYNLVLAMLWRHPENVQLEKVKVVHYCAAGSKPWRYTGKEANMDREDIKMLVKNWWDIYQDETLDFKGLPVVPADADADEVEAAAKKPLRAALAEARTVKYVTAPSAA, from the exons ATGGCTCCTGAGCTGGCCGGAAAGATGACCGCCAAGGCCGCGGCGACTCTGAAGCCCGTTACAAGGGCGTACGTGACGTTCCTGGCCGGCGACGGGGACTACTGGAAGGGCGTGGTGGGGCTGGCCAAGGGCCTGCGCAAGGTCGGCTCGGCCTACCCGCTGGTGGTGGCCATGCTGTCCGACGTGCCCGAGTCCCACCGCCGCATCCTCATCTCGCAGGGCTGCATCCTCCGCGAGATAGAGCCCGTCTACCCGCCCGAGAACCAGACCCAGTTCGCCATGGCGTACTACGTCCTCAACTACTCCAAGCTCCGCATCTGGGAG TTCGTGGAGTACGAGAGGATGGTTTACCTGGACGCGGACATCCAGGTGTTCGAGAACATCGACGAGCTGTTCGAGCTGGAGAAGGGGCACTTCTACGCGGTAATGGACTGCTTCTGCGAGAAGACGTGGAGCCACACCCCGCAGTATAAGATCGGCTACTGCCAGCAGTGCCCGGACAAGGTGGCGTGGCCCACCGCTGAGCTTGGCCCTCCGCCGTCGCTCTACTTCAACGCCGGCATGTTCGTGCACGAGCCCAGCATGGACACCGCCAAGGCCCTGCTCGACACCCTCCGCGTGACTACACCCACCTCCTTCGCAGAGCAG GATTTCCTGAACATGTTCTTCAGGGAGCAGTACAAGCCGATCCCGCTCGTGTATAACCTTGTTCTGGCCATGCTCTGGAGGCATCCCGAGAACGTGCAACTCGAGAAGGTCAAGGTCGTGCACTACTGTGCAGCG GGATCGAAGCCATGGAGGTACACTGGCAAGGAGGCGAACATGGACAGGGAGGACATCAAGATGTTGGTGAAGAACTGGTGGGACATCTACCAGGACGAGACCCTCGACTTCAAAGGCCTGCCCGTCGTGCcagccgacgccgacgccgacgaggTCGAGGCCGCGGCCAAGAAGCCGCTCCGCGCGGCGCTGGCGGAGGCCCGCACGGTCAAGTACGTCACCGCGCCCTCGGCCGCGTGA